One Amaranthus tricolor cultivar Red isolate AtriRed21 chromosome 10, ASM2621246v1, whole genome shotgun sequence genomic window carries:
- the LOC130825640 gene encoding uncharacterized protein LOC130825640 has product MDHYPVIVYWGGEISYTGSDVGYNGGINTVMFIHRQNTTFEVFVSKVYDVIGCDRNSFMLKLEMKYPVTGKNVLVPIKNDESISALAYAASQAPGTAMEVYVELVASLDNAREVMTSMELPESGPSVRHDTFTEMLSNPNYVNEHLDENSSPTHSRGIGGGVMNTFSTSHLGSLNANEVDSLDQEDEHIDSDSEEDDERREALDAAIRDGAPSQDWLRIDEVDQRLIDAWMTWNDDNSMNENGDFRIGQEFSSLDHLKKNVKAWAISNNRNFRVIESEPSKYVIQCTNAEDVGCEWRMRAVMTATGSFKIVRYKGHNQDCSVHYSDDHPLLTSEFVADLIVDMIRVDPAFKVKSIVNFVKNKYGFVITYKRAWLAKNKAITKVFGDWDKSFEELPRYVQALM; this is encoded by the coding sequence atggatcattatcccgttatagtgtattggggtggggaaataagttatactggatccgatgttgggtataatggaggaataaatacagtgatgtttatccatcgtcaaaatacgacttttgaggtgtttgttagcaaagtctatgatgtaattggttgcgatcgcaactcttttatgttaaaattggagatgaaatatccggtgactgggaaaaatgtgttagtcccgattaagaatgatgaaagcataagtgctcttgcttatgcggcatcacaagcccctggaacggcaatggaggtttatgttgaattggttgcaagtttagataatgcgagggaagtcatgactagcatggaacttccagaatcaggtcctagtgtacgccatgatacattcacagaaatgttaagtaacccaaattacgttaatgagcacttggatgagaatagctctccaactcattcacgtggcattggtggtggtgtaatgaacaccttttccacgagtcacttgggtagccttaatgcgaacgaggttgactctttagatcaggaggatgagcatattgattctgattcagaagaggatgatgaaagaagagaagctctagatgcagcgattagagatggtgctccatctcaagattggcttagaattgatgaggttgatcaaagattgattgatgcatggatgacctggaacgatgacaactccatgaatgaaaatggagactttaggatagggcaagagtttagctccttagaccaccttaagaagaatgttaaagcatgggcgatttctaataatagaaacttccgtgtaattgagtcggagccttcaaagtacgttatccaatgcactaatgcggaggatgtaggttgtgaatggaggatgcgagctgttatgaccgcaacgggatcatttaagattgtgcgatataagggtcataatcaagattgctcagtacattacagtgacgaccatcccctccttacttctgaatttgttgctgatcttatcgtggatatgattagagttgatccagcgtttaaggtgaagtcaatcgttaattttgtaaaaaataaatacggatttgtaataacatataagagagcttggttggccaaaaataaggctataacaaaagtgtttggggattgggataagtccttTGAGGAGCTTCCACGGTACGTGCAGGCATTAATGTAA
- the LOC130825643 gene encoding transmembrane emp24 domain-containing protein p24delta3-like — MMNRCCVVVLLISLMMILSEGVWLNLPTTGTKCVSEEIQNNVVVVADYVVIDEQGHASPTVSAKVTSPYGNTLYHNENVTHGQFAFTTTEIGNYVACFWVDNNHQSATLNLDWKIGIAAKDWDSVAKKEHIEGVELELRKLEAAVEAIHENLLYLKKREADMREVSETTNAKVAWLSIMSLGVGIAASLFQVWYLKRYFQKKKLI; from the exons atgatgaatcGTTGCTGTGTGGTGGTTTTATTAATAAGCTTGATGATGATTTTGTCCGAGGGAGTATGGCTGAATCTGCCGACTACAGGGACTAAGTGTGTTTCTGAGGAGATCCAGAATAATGTCGTTGTTGTCGCTGATTACGTTGTTATTGATGAACAAGGTCACGCGTCTCCTACTGTTTCTGCTAAG gTGACATCTCCTTATGGTAACACTCTCTACCACAATGAAAATGTGACTCATGGTCAGTTTGCATTCACAACTACTGAAATTGGTAATTATGTCGCCTGTTTCTGGGTGGACAATAACCATCAATCTGCAACACTCAATCTTGATTGGAAAATTGGTATTGCTGCCAAAGACTGGGATTCAGTTGCAAAAAAAGAGCATATTGAG GGTGTTGAACTTGAACTTAGAAAACTTGAAGCAGCAGTGGAAGCAATCCACGAGAATTTACTTTATTTGAAGAAAAG GGAGGCAGACATGAGGGAAGTGAGTGAAACAACCAATGCTAAAGTTGCTTGGTTAAGCATTATGTCCCTTGGTGTAGGGATTGCTGCTTCACTTTTCCAGGTGTGGTATCTGAAGCGCTACTTTCAGAAAAAGAAACTTATATAA